Part of the Carnobacterium pleistocenium FTR1 genome is shown below.
GCAAGTGAAATACAGTTGGGCATTCAACAAAGAGAATTACCTGATGAACAAATTAAAATTGAACAACGATTGGCTGAAGAAAGTGAGCAACAAGATAAACTAACTGAGACATTAAAAGCATTGCAAAAAGATATTGATAACGAGGAAATGGTAGAGAAAGAAAGGCAAGCTACCGCCTTGCAAGTTAGAGAAGAAGAATCAAAAATCCAAGTCCTAAAATCTGCTGTTCAGCACAATACAAAGCGTATAGATGAATTGAAAGTAGAGATTGACACCATAGTAACAAAACTAACGACGACTAGTCTAGTGGAAATCCAAGTCCTAATTAATGAAAATACAAATGAAATTACCCGCATTGAAGAAAGATACAGTCAAGCCCAAGAAAAGAAAAGTGAATTAGAAAAAGCACAAACACAGTACCAAACAAGTACAAAAGCATTTGAAAAACAATTGAGTACGCTGATTGACCGTGAGGTTGATACGAAAGAGAAATTTATTGGACAGTTGGCCGTCAGTCAATTAGACGATACATTTGAAAAATATTTAATGGAAGAAGAAGTTAAGCAGCAGCAGATCGAGGAAATCTCAGCTTTTGATAAAAAAAACTGGCTGAATCAAACCAATCTTTTGGAGAAAAAAAGCATGCTTGAAAAAGAAGGAACCAATCAGCCAATTGAAATATACGACATGAGAAATCAAGAAATAGAACGAGAAAGAAAGGTGTCAAAAGAGCAACAGCGCGAGCTAATTGGCACAGAAAAAACGGTCCAGTCTACTCTCTCTCAAATTCAATTGAATTATCAAGCGCAAAAGGGTGGGCAAGAAGAATATTTGCTATATAAAGAATTATCAGAAATGGCTAATGGTTCAAAAGAGACAGATTACATTTCATTTGAACGGTTTGTTTTGGGAATTTATTTTGAAGAAATCATCGAAGCAGCCAATACAAGATTTTCTCAAATGACTATCGATCGGTATGCCTTGATTCGGAATAAAGAGAAAACAAAGGGTGCAGGTCCTAAAGGTTTAGATCTAGATGTATTCGATAATTATACGGGTATGAAAAGAAGTGTTAAAACATTATCAGGTGGGGAAAGCTTCAAAGCTTCCTTGGCACTTGCTTTAGGGTTAAGTGATGTTGTTCAAAATCACAGCGGCGGAGTCAGTGTAGATACGTTATTTATTGATGAAGGTTTTGGGACACTGGATGCTGAATCATTAGACAGTGCTATTGAGACATTATTTGAATTAAATCAACGTGGTCGCTTAGTAGGGGTTATTTCCCATGTTGAAGAGTTGAAAACACGAATACCGATCCACATTGAAGTAACAAAATCTTCAAGAGGCAGTCAGGCGACAATCAAAATGTGAAATAAAACAGCAGCATCATATTCGCCTAAAAATAACAATTCCTGTTCCACAAGCAATTAAAGGCTAATGGTAATCAAATTACTTTATCTATTACTAGTCATTAGTTTGGGTCTATAATTTTTAGTGGTGATAGGTTTAATCCACTTACTCACCTGGAAATTCTTGAGGACTAGGATTTGCTTATAGCCGTGTATTGGATCCAATGCGAATAACAGAGCGTTAACGCTTCAGCGATTACGGTCTGTTGAGGATTGAAAGCTTTAAATTGGTCCCCATAGCTTTACAAGCAAACTTGTTTATTCCCCAAGAAATTCTTTTGAAGTATAAACACTATTTGTCATATCCTCACTTTTGGTAAGACTTATCCACACCACCTGATTTTGAGCCGATTATCTCAGCTACCATTCGTCATTAGTTTGAAAACTTAAAAAGCCGACAGAGAAAATTCTTCTCTGTCGGCTTTTTTTGAGCTAGCTGTTTTATCCTAGTTGCTTTTTTGTATTCATGACAACAATAATTGTGGCTTGGTCTGTTCTTCAGAAACACTGCACAAATAGTCCTGTAATGAGCCAGAATAGATAGGCACAAAGATAGGGAGTTGGCTTAGATTCTGAGGAGTAACAAAATGAGGTTCTTTTTCGAATTTATAGATGCCACTTTCACTAAGAACGGATGCGACAAATTGCGAACAAAAGAAAGCATCTTTTCGGTCAAAGTCAATATTTAAAGCTAAAGTAACTAAACCCACTAAGTTATAACGATAAATACTTTTAGTCTCATTGTAGAAAGAGAGCACTTCAACTAAATTTTCATAATGTTGCTCAGATATTTCACAACTGTAAATGGTACATTGAGCTCTTAAAAAATAATAACGAGACAAATCTTCTTCTACATAGCCACCGGAAAAAGGATTGTGTGTGTACTTACGGCCAAAACTGTAAGGTTTTAGTAAAGTAGGCTCTAATGCAATCGAAGCATGGTTATAAGTTGCTTTAGTATACAATTTAATCGTTTTAGAAAGAATGGTATTTGTATCTGTTAACATAAGGTAAATTTTCATTATAGACCTTCATCTCTTTTACTTTTTATTTGATAAATATGAAACAATATATAACTCTTTAAGTTTAGAGAATTCATTTTTAGTATACATGATTCTCAGGAAAATTAAAAGATTTTACAGAAAAAAATTCATTTCAAAAAACAGAATGAAAGCAAGCGGACACTATGTTTGAGCACGTATAATTCAACCCTTTTTTTGGGAAAAATTAAAATGAACATTGTTATACCAAGGCGTTTCGTTTGTAAAAAAAAGAATAAAGGGGTAAAATTTTGGATAGATAGAAACCAAATATTAATTAAATACTCATTTTTATTTAATTAATATAGAAGGAGATGGTTGGAAATGGGAGAAAAAAAACTTATTCCAATTGTAAGTGCTGCAGATAACAATTATGCACCTTATTTATGCGTCACGCTAAAAACAATTATAGATCATCTCTCTGACGATTACGCTGTAGCTTTTTATATTATCGATGACCACATATCTTTAGATAGTAAAAAAAAATTAGCAGAAGTTATTTCCAATCAGACGGCTACAATTGATTATTTAGAAGTTGATTCAGAATTGTATGCGAATGTCATGGAAAGCGATCATATAACACAAACAGCTTACTATCGAATATCACTACCAGATTTGTTGAAAGATCAAAATTATGAAAAAGTATTGTATATAGATAGTGATGTCTTAGTATTAGATGACATTTCCAAATTATATGAAACAAATATAGGAGAAAAAGTAGTAGGTGCTGTTGTTGATCCTGGACAAGCCCTAGCTCATCCCAGATTAGGAATTGAGACGGATGACTATTACTTTAATTCAGGTTTGCTGTTGATTGATTTAGATAATTGGCGTAAAGCGCAAATTACTGAAAAAACCTTAACCTTTCTTGAAGAACAAATAGATAAAATTATCTATCATGACCAAGATGCTTTAAATGGAACCCTCTATGGGAAATGGTATGCACTACATCCTAAGTGGAATGTTCAAACTTCTTTGCTCTTTGAAAGGCATCAACCGCCAAATGATGAATATGCTAAGTTATATAAAGAAGCGGTCCACCAACCACTTATTATCCATTTTACAGGACATGACAAACCATGGAATTCAGATGAATACCATCCCTATACCGAAAAATATTTAGCAGAATTGGGTGAAACACCTTTTAAAAATAGTGCAATTAAAGAAATGCGATCAACTAGTTTTTAAATTAACGTTTTAATGGATTAGAAGAGAAATTCTTCTAAAAAAAATGTTTATCTGGCCTCATTTATAAATAGGAATGAGTCAGTATCAGAGAAGCAGCAATTTTAAGGAGGAATTATCAATGGTTGAACAAAAAAGTATCTCGATCGTCTCATCGAGTAATGAAGCATTTGTCCCACACTTGGCCACTCTCTTTCTGTCCCTTTTAACAACAAAACAAACAAATTCAACTTTTCACTTTTATGTAATTGATGATAATATTTCATTACGGTCAAAATTCTTATTAAATCGGACAGTAGGGGAATTCAATGCTAGAATCAGCTATGTTACAATTGACCCCACTGAATTTTCAGGTGCGGTAGAAAGTGACCGTATTCCGCAAACGGCTTATTATCGTATCTCAATACCGAATCTATTAAAAGAAAATAAGCGTGCCATTTATATGGATTGCGATATGATTACATTAGAAGATATCGAAGCACTTTGGGAAGTTGATTTAGGTGATAAACTATTAGGAGCAGTTGAAGATGCTGGTTTCCATAACCGATTAGAAAAAATGGGAATTGAAAGTGAAACAGATCTTTACTTCAATTCGGGTCTTATGGTAATGAATTTAGAAAAATGGCGTGAAGAAAATATAACAGAAAAAGTCTTAGCTTTCATTGAAAATAACCCGGAAAAATTGAGATTCCACGATCAAGATTCATTAAATGCTATTCTGCACGACAGATGGTTAGTACTTGATCCGCGATGGAATGCTCAAACGTACATGATGTTGCAAGAAAAAGAACATCCAACGATTCAAGGACAATTAAAGTGGGATGCAGCAAGAGAAAAACCGGCTGTTATTCATTTCTGCGGACATGCGAAACCTTGGAATGCAGATTCAAATCATCCGTTTAAAGAAAAGTACTTTGAGGTTCGCGAAAAAACATTTTTCCCAATAGAAAAAAAACCAAGTTACTCTAAGGAATAAAAAGAATTTAACCATGAAAGAAAGGTGAGTTGGGAATTTTTGTTCCACCTCATCTTTTTTTGATTTTATAATTTTCAAGGGCTGCTTTTAAAGAAAATAACGCAAAAAAGATAAACAGTCTTTTACATAAATACAATTAGCAAGCTGAATACGTGTATTCACTTTGTTAATCAAATATACTAGATAAAAGATCATGAATGACTATTTCATGCTACGACTAGTCAAAAAATGTTTAGTGAATAAAGTTCTCTTTCTCTTTTGTTCTTCAATAAGTCTAAAGAATAAAAAGAAAAGCGTTGTAAGGAGGCACAGCTACATGGAAAGTATTAAATGGGTTTTACGATACATCAGATCAAATAAGACAAAAGCTCTAGTGGGAACTGCTATGGTAATAATAGTTGCCGTATTGAATATTGTTTCACCATTGATTGGTGGAGAAATCGTCGATAGGGTGATCGTTAATGAACAGAGCGATATGCTTATTCCTCTATTAGCCTTAATGATAGGTGCAACAGTGCTACGCACAGTGTTGCGGTATGTATATCAAATTATGTTTGAACGGATAGGACAAGACGCAATTTACGAAATAAGGGAGAGTATGTACAAAAAGCTTCAAGAATTAGACTTTGCTTTTTTTAACAATACAAGGGTTGGAGACATCATGGCTCGTATGTCTGGGGATACGGATGCTATCCGTCATGCAATCTCGTGGTTGTCATACAACATCTTAGATAATATTTTACTTTTAGTGTCTGCTATCCTAGTTATGGGATTTATAGAATGGCGACTAATGTTAGCTTTATTGATTGTTACACCGTTCATTGGTTTGTTAACTGTTCTATTGTCAGCGAAAGCAAATGCTGTTTATTATGAGATCCGAGAAAGTTTTTCCAGACTAAATTCAATGGTAGAAGAGAATGTAAGTGGAAATAAAGTTATCAAAGCTTTCGCTAGAGAAGATTATGAAAAAGAAAAATTTGATAAGTTCAATGATGATTACAAGCAACGTAATATGGATTCAGCAAATGTCACAAAAACGTATTTGCCACCATTAGAAACACTAGCTGGATTTTTATCGGTCATTACGATCGGTTATGGCGGATTTTTAGTAATCAACGGTTCAATGAGTCTAGGAAATTTAGTTACTTTTAATGGGTTTATCTGGATGTTAAACTTGCCTATGCGAAATGTTGGTTGGTATGTAAATGATTTGCAGCGATTTATTGCTTCATCTTATAAAATCAGAGAATTATTAGCGACTAAGCCCATGATTCCGATTGAAGAAAAGACATCAACTAAAACAATCCAAGGAATCGTTGAATTCCAAGATGTGTCATTTTCTTTTGCAGATGATCCTGAAACACCTATCTTAAGCCATATTTCTTTAAAGGCCAAACCGGGTATGACGATTGGTATTTTGGGAGAAACAGGCTCTGGAAAATCAACATTAGTTAACCTTATCTCACGTTTCTTTGATCCTACAGAAGGAAATGTATTGATTGATGGTATTAATGTAAAACAATGGAATGTAAGAGAATTACGAAGCCATATTGCTATTGTTATGCAAGATGTCTTTCTATTTTCAGATTCAATCAAAAAAAATATTTCATTTGGAACTCCTGAAGCCGACCTTGAAAGAGTTCAAAAAAGTGCACGGGTGGCAGATGCAGATCCATTTATCCAACTTATGCCTGATCAATACAATACGTATTTAGGAGAGCGAGGCAGTGGATTGTCTGGCGGACAACGACAAAGGATATCCTTAGCCAGAGGGTTAATGAAAGATCCATCTATTCTTATTTTAGATGATACGACTTCTGCAGTGGATATGGAAACGGAAGTAAAAATTCAAGAAGGATTAGGCGAATTAATGAAAGGAAAAACAACTTTTATTATTGCCAATAGAATATCTTCTGTAAAAACAGCGGATGAAATTATTATCCTCTCAAAAGGGAAAATAATTGAAAGAGGAAATCACGCTTCCTTATTAGACAAGAAAGGTAACTACTATAGAATTTATCAGGAACAATTAGGACAGTCTGATGAAGAGGAGGTGGGGACAAATGGAACAGACTAATGCTGCAAATGAAGAAAAACAGAATCATAAAAATACGCATCTGTTAAGAAGAGTAATGCTGTATTTAGTTCCATACAAAAGCGGATTTTTAAAACTCTTTTTTGCGATTTTAGTTTCCAACTTTGTGCTGGTTCTTGGACCTTACTTTACGAGTGTGATCATTGACGAAAGTATTCCAAATAGAGATACAACACAACTAACATGGATCATTGTTTTATTTTCACTGGCACAGTTATTTGGAGGTTGGTCTTCAAGTTACCGTATAAAAAATATTACCTTATTAGGGCAAAATGTACTGAGAGATATGCGGACAGACATCTTTGTTCATTTACAGAAACTACCCTTCGCGTTTTTTGATAGTCGCCCGCATGGGAAAATCGTTACACGAGTTGTGAATTACATTAATGCATTAAGTGATCTACTGTCAAATGGCTTGATCAACGTATTATCTGACGTAATGAGTTTAGTTGTTACGCTAGCCATCATGCTTGCTTTGAATGTTCAATTAACGCTTTACAGTTTTATTTTATTGCCCATCTTATTTATTGTGACAGTTGTGATTCAAAATGAACAGCGTAAAGCATATGAAGTAGTTAGCAGTAAACAAGCCGGTTTAAATGCCTATATTCATGAAAGTGTGGCGGGAATAAAAGTTACCCAGTCGTTCACAAGAGAAAGTGTTAATAAAGATATCTTTGCGGAAGTTAGTGAAGACCAACGAACTTCTTGGATGCATGCAGTAAAAATCCAATTTTTATTGGCTCCATTCATCCAAAATATTGCGACAATCACTATTTCAATTATTTATTTTGTTGGTCTAAGTAATTTTGGTTTTGGTATTGATGTTTCTACTGGTGTTTTGATAGCTTTTATCGGTTATGTTAATAATTTTTGGAACCCAATGATCAATATCGGGAATTTCTATAACAGTTTGGTGACCGGCATGGTTTATTTGGAACGTATTTTTGAAGTGATGGATATTGAACCGGAAATTCAAGATGCACCTGATGCTTTTGAAATGCCTCCGATACAAGGTTACGTCGTTTTTAATCATGTCACCTTTGGGTATAAAAAAGACCAGACTATCTTTGAAGATCTTTCTTTCCAGGTTCGTTCAGGTGAAACGATTGCCTTAGTAGGTCCCACTGGTACAGGTAAATCAACGATCATTAATTTGATGACTCGTTTTTACGATGTAAATGATGGTGAAATTTTAGTTGATGGGATCGATATTCGAAAAGTTACATTGAATTCCTTAAGAAATGAGATTGGGATCATGCTACAAGATACATTCATTTTTTCAGGAACCATTATCGAAAATATTCGTTTAGGTAAATTGGATGCTACGGAAGAAGAAATCGTACAAGCTGCAAAAATCGTACGAGCGCATGACTTTATCATAAAATTAAAAGATGGCTATCGTACGGTTGTTAAAGAACGTGGAAGTACATTATCTGCTGGTCAGCGACAATTGATTTCATTTGCCCGTACCCTACTAGCTGATCCCAAAGTATTGATATTGGATGAAGCAACGTCTAGCATCGATACGCAAACAGAAATGTTATTACAAGAAGGATTGGACCGATTACTAGAAGGTAGGACTGCTTTTATTATTGCCCATAGACTATCTACGATTAAAAATAGTTCGCGTATTTTTTATATTGCAGATAAAAAAATCAAAGAATCTGGCAGCCATGATGAATTAATGGCTCAAAAAGGCCTGTATTATCAATTGTATTCGACACAAGCTAAATTGTTAAAAAAAATGTAAAATAAGATTTAAGAAAAAGCTAAAATGACCCAAAAGGACAAAGCGGAAAGCTAGCCTTTTTGGGTCATTTTATTTATTTTTTTTGTATGGATAAATAAATGAAATGGCTCACCAAAAATTTATGGCGGAATAGGGTGGTTGTAGCCGTGCATTCCAGAATGGATTTTATTTTGAGGTATCCACACTATTTGACAAATAGCCTTATTTCAAGCGTTTTAGATCTTTTTATATGTTTAGAATGACTAAGATGATTTTTATTTTCCAGGTATTTTTCATGAAATTATGCTATCCTTAAGGCGAAATGTTTACAAAGAAATGAGGATTTTGAATGAGTGGTAAAATATATGAAAAAGAGCATCAAATAAAATATTACGAGTGTGATACAACTCAGAAAATGACGATTTCTATGTTATTAAATGTTATGCTTCACGTATCTGGTGAACAAAGCTATTTATTAGGAGTAGGAGATCGGGTTTTAGCCGAGAAAGGGTTAACCTGGATCATTCTTCAATACGAAGTGAAAATTGAGCGAATGCCGGTTTTTTATGAGTCGATCAAGATCACTACCCAAGCAACTTCTTACAATAAGTTGTTTTGCTACCGATCTTTTAAAGTATACGATACCCAAGGCAATTTATGCGTGACCGTCAATAGTACATTTGCCTTAATGGATGTACAAGAACGGAAAATGGTCCGAGTACCAGCTGAAATAGTTGCGCCTTATGAAACAGACTTTTCTAAAAAGTTGATCCGTACTCCAAAACCTGAAAAAGTAAATGAAGAAAAAAAAACATCTAAAGATTATCAAGTTAGGTATCTCGATATCGATAGCAATCGTCATGTGAATAATTCTAAATACATTGAATGGGCAATGGATACATTAGATCTTGAATTTCTGACAACTCATGAAATAGAAACGATGACGATCAAGTTTGAAAAAGAAGTTCATTATGGTCAATTGATCCACAGTGAAATAAGTTCTATGAAAAATCAAGATGAAGCGACTATTACGGCTCATCGCATCTCAACAGAAGATGTTACAAATTTTGAAGCAAGTATTGTTTGGAAAGCAACAGTCTAACTGAATTTGGTGAAAAATAAAAAACCGTTCATAAAAAATGAACGGTTTTTTGATTGTTTTTAAAAATAGTCTTCTAGTGAACGATTTAAAGCAGTCTGACTCAGTACAACTTGTAATTTAATCCGTGCTTTTGGACCAGATAATCCATTTGTGAAGATAACACCATCTTCTTTTAGCCTTTTGCCGCCACCAACATAATCATAGACATCTTGTGCAATGCCGTTAAATGAACGTGAAACAAGCACCACAGGAATGGCCTTGGCAAGTAGCCTTCTAAGAGCAGGCAAGGCAGCAGGTGGCAAATTTCCAGCACCTAGCGCTTCGATAACAAGTCCATCAGTAGTTGGTTGATTAATAGCGTCAAACAACGTTCCATCCATACCCGCATAAATTTTAAGCAAATAGACCTTTTTAGCGACATTATTAATAGTATAAATCTCTTCCTCAATTAATTTTTGGAAAAATAAAACTTCATTTTTTGAAATCAGCCCAATTGGACCAAATGTAGGTGTCTGAAAAGTAGCAACATTACTTGTATGTGTTTTAGTAACATAACGAGCTGTATGAATTTCATCATTCATTACAACTAGCACACCTTTTTCTTTAGCATCTTCAGCTAAAGCTACCCAAATTG
Proteins encoded:
- a CDS encoding ABC transporter ATP-binding protein produces the protein MESIKWVLRYIRSNKTKALVGTAMVIIVAVLNIVSPLIGGEIVDRVIVNEQSDMLIPLLALMIGATVLRTVLRYVYQIMFERIGQDAIYEIRESMYKKLQELDFAFFNNTRVGDIMARMSGDTDAIRHAISWLSYNILDNILLLVSAILVMGFIEWRLMLALLIVTPFIGLLTVLLSAKANAVYYEIRESFSRLNSMVEENVSGNKVIKAFAREDYEKEKFDKFNDDYKQRNMDSANVTKTYLPPLETLAGFLSVITIGYGGFLVINGSMSLGNLVTFNGFIWMLNLPMRNVGWYVNDLQRFIASSYKIRELLATKPMIPIEEKTSTKTIQGIVEFQDVSFSFADDPETPILSHISLKAKPGMTIGILGETGSGKSTLVNLISRFFDPTEGNVLIDGINVKQWNVRELRSHIAIVMQDVFLFSDSIKKNISFGTPEADLERVQKSARVADADPFIQLMPDQYNTYLGERGSGLSGGQRQRISLARGLMKDPSILILDDTTSAVDMETEVKIQEGLGELMKGKTTFIIANRISSVKTADEIIILSKGKIIERGNHASLLDKKGNYYRIYQEQLGQSDEEEVGTNGTD
- a CDS encoding glycosyltransferase family 8 protein, with product MVEQKSISIVSSSNEAFVPHLATLFLSLLTTKQTNSTFHFYVIDDNISLRSKFLLNRTVGEFNARISYVTIDPTEFSGAVESDRIPQTAYYRISIPNLLKENKRAIYMDCDMITLEDIEALWEVDLGDKLLGAVEDAGFHNRLEKMGIESETDLYFNSGLMVMNLEKWREENITEKVLAFIENNPEKLRFHDQDSLNAILHDRWLVLDPRWNAQTYMMLQEKEHPTIQGQLKWDAAREKPAVIHFCGHAKPWNADSNHPFKEKYFEVREKTFFPIEKKPSYSKE
- a CDS encoding glycosyltransferase family 8 protein encodes the protein MGEKKLIPIVSAADNNYAPYLCVTLKTIIDHLSDDYAVAFYIIDDHISLDSKKKLAEVISNQTATIDYLEVDSELYANVMESDHITQTAYYRISLPDLLKDQNYEKVLYIDSDVLVLDDISKLYETNIGEKVVGAVVDPGQALAHPRLGIETDDYYFNSGLLLIDLDNWRKAQITEKTLTFLEEQIDKIIYHDQDALNGTLYGKWYALHPKWNVQTSLLFERHQPPNDEYAKLYKEAVHQPLIIHFTGHDKPWNSDEYHPYTEKYLAELGETPFKNSAIKEMRSTSF
- a CDS encoding asparaginase, with amino-acid sequence MKTILVLHTGGTISMSEDQTTGKVSPNSENPLNKRSHLFDNVAHLIVENFLHLPSPHITPKEMFLLKNRIEKAIVTHEADAIVITHGTDTLEETAYFLDLTVKTSIPIVLTGAMRSINEIGSDGLYNFQSAIWVALAEDAKEKGVLVVMNDEIHTARYVTKTHTSNVATFQTPTFGPIGLISKNEVLFFQKLIEEEIYTINNVAKKVYLLKIYAGMDGTLFDAINQPTTDGLVIEALGAGNLPPAALPALRRLLAKAIPVVLVSRSFNGIAQDVYDYVGGGKRLKEDGVIFTNGLSGPKARIKLQVVLSQTALNRSLEDYF
- a CDS encoding acyl-[acyl-carrier-protein] thioesterase codes for the protein MSGKIYEKEHQIKYYECDTTQKMTISMLLNVMLHVSGEQSYLLGVGDRVLAEKGLTWIILQYEVKIERMPVFYESIKITTQATSYNKLFCYRSFKVYDTQGNLCVTVNSTFALMDVQERKMVRVPAEIVAPYETDFSKKLIRTPKPEKVNEEKKTSKDYQVRYLDIDSNRHVNNSKYIEWAMDTLDLEFLTTHEIETMTIKFEKEVHYGQLIHSEISSMKNQDEATITAHRISTEDVTNFEASIVWKATV
- a CDS encoding ABC transporter ATP-binding protein, whose protein sequence is MEQTNAANEEKQNHKNTHLLRRVMLYLVPYKSGFLKLFFAILVSNFVLVLGPYFTSVIIDESIPNRDTTQLTWIIVLFSLAQLFGGWSSSYRIKNITLLGQNVLRDMRTDIFVHLQKLPFAFFDSRPHGKIVTRVVNYINALSDLLSNGLINVLSDVMSLVVTLAIMLALNVQLTLYSFILLPILFIVTVVIQNEQRKAYEVVSSKQAGLNAYIHESVAGIKVTQSFTRESVNKDIFAEVSEDQRTSWMHAVKIQFLLAPFIQNIATITISIIYFVGLSNFGFGIDVSTGVLIAFIGYVNNFWNPMINIGNFYNSLVTGMVYLERIFEVMDIEPEIQDAPDAFEMPPIQGYVVFNHVTFGYKKDQTIFEDLSFQVRSGETIALVGPTGTGKSTIINLMTRFYDVNDGEILVDGIDIRKVTLNSLRNEIGIMLQDTFIFSGTIIENIRLGKLDATEEEIVQAAKIVRAHDFIIKLKDGYRTVVKERGSTLSAGQRQLISFARTLLADPKVLILDEATSSIDTQTEMLLQEGLDRLLEGRTAFIIAHRLSTIKNSSRIFYIADKKIKESGSHDELMAQKGLYYQLYSTQAKLLKKM